The segment CGTTCAGCAAGGTGCCATCATGATTACCAGCTCCGGGATGCACGACCATGCCGTGATCCTTGTTGATGACCAATACATCATCATCTTCGAAGACGATCTCGAACTCGATATCCTCAGGACCGTGACTGACTTCTTCCTCAAGCTCGGCGTTCAGGGACAGGCGTTCACCGCCATATACCTTCTCGCGAGGCTTTACGGCAGCGCCGTCGAGGGTCAACACACCGGTCTTTATCCAGTGTTTGAGGCGCTCACGGGAGTAGTCGGAGAAGATCTCGGCACAGGCTTGATCGAAGCGCATGCCAATCATCGTTTCCGGAATCCGCTCTTCGCGGTTAATGGTGTCTGCCATATTGCTCTCTGAGGCCGTTTCGCAGGAAAGGGCCTTTGCTTTATAGTAAGTGCGGATCGGCGGATTCTAGCATGCCCGCCATGGATTGCCCGAGATGAGGAAACCGATGCGCGCCCTTCCCTTGACTGCCCTCGCCCTGGCCAGCACTTTGCTGGCTGGCTGCGCGACCTCCGAGCCGGCACCGGATCTCCAGGAACAGGAGCTGTATCGTCAGGCTCAGGTTTCCCTGGATACCAGTCGCTTCAATTCAGCCGTTCAGCAACTCGAAGCCCTGGATACCCGCTTCCCGTTCGGCAGCTATGCCGAACAGTCGCAGCTGGAACTGATCTACGCCTATTATCAGGTCGACAACTGGGAAGCGGCACGCGCCGCGGCCAGCCGCTTCATTCGCCTGCACCCCGATCACCCGCAAGCCGACTACGCCTATTACATGCGTGGACTGGCAGCTTACAGCGCAGGCCGGTTCAGTTTGGAATCCCTCGAGATGATCGATATTTCCAAACGTGATCTCGGCGCCACGCGTGATGCCTATGTCGACTTCGGTGAACTGGTGCGTCGCTTCCCCAACAGTACCTACGCGGCAGATTCACGTCAGCGCATCATCTATCTGCGCAACGTGCTGGCGCGAGGCGAGCTTCAGACTGCTGATTTCTACCTGCGCAAGCAGGCCTATCTGGCAGCCGTCAAACGTGGCGAGTGGGTGTTAGAGCACTACCCTAACACTCCTGCTACCCGCGATGCGCTGGCCGTGATGGTAGAAGGCTATCTGGGCCTCGGTCTCCGTGACCGTGCCAGCGAGACTCTGAAGGTACTGATTCAGAATGATCCGGACAACAAGCGTCTGGATGGCCGTACTTTTGAACCGCGTTACGTGAAGGCTGATGACCTGACAGTTTAACCACTTTCAGACGTGAGCCATCATCATCGAAAAGCCCGTGATCACCGATCACGGGCTTTTTTTCATGCGACGACGTCGATTTGAGCAGCTTGCGCAAAGAATCCCAGATCTGTCATATCACCTGCCGGATACCTTATTCGCCAGCGGCCCAGCCATTGACGATCGGGTAGCGACGGTCTCGTCCGAAGCCGCGTGGCGTGACACGCACACCCACCGGCGCCTGCCGACGCTTGTATTCACAACGATCGACCAGACGCACCACACGGTAGACGTCTTCCTCTTCAAAGCCTGAGCGAATGATCGCCTCGGCGCTCATGTCACCTTCGATATAATGGGTGAGAATCGCATCCAGGGTGTCGTAATCCGGCAGTGAATCACTATCGAGCTGATCTTCAGCAAGCTCTGCCGATGGCGGACGCGTGATGACACGCTCCGGGATTGCCGGACTCATGGTGTTGCGCCAATGCGCAAGGCGGAACACCCACGTCTTGTAGACATCCTTGAGCGCATTGTAGCCACCGACCATGTCACCGTAGAGCGTGGCGTAACCGACGGCCATTTCGCTCTTGTTGCCGGTGGTCAGCACCATCAGGCCCTTCTTGTTCGAGATGGCCATCAGCAGTACACCGCGACAACGGGACTGAAGATTTTCCTCTGTGGTATCACGCTCACTACCGGCAAAGCTCTCGGCCAGGGTCTCGGTGAATGCCTCGACCATCGGCGCAATAGGCATTATCTCGTAGTTCACACCCAGCAGTTTGGCCTGCTCTGCGGCGTCTTCCTTCGAGATGTCCGCCGTGTAGTGGTACGGCATCATCACCGCATGCACACGATCTGCTCCCAGGGCATCGACAGCAATCGCCAGCGACAGGCCGGAGTCAATTCCACCGGAAAGGCCCAGCACCACGCCCTTGAAGCCACTCTTGTTGACGTAGTCGCGCAGACCGGTGACCAGCGCACAGTAGAGCGATTCTTCGGGCGACAGCAGCTCGGCGATTTCTCCGGACTGAGGCACCCAATGACCATTTTTCTGCTGGAGGAACTGCACTGGCATCAGGCCGACATCCCACCACGGCGCCTGCACGCAGGTATTTCCCTCGGCATCGATCGCTGCGGAGCCACCGTCAAACACCAGCTCATCCTGACCGCCAATCTGATTGACATAGACCAGCGGGCAGCTCACTTCCGCGGCACGCTGGGCAAACAGGCGATTGCGCTCGGCCGGCTTCTCGAGATGATAGGGGGAGGCATTGAGGCTGACCAGGATGTCGGCACCCGCATCACATGCCTGACGGATCGGCGCACCGTCCCAGAGGTCTTCACAGATCACAATCCCCAGACGAGCGCCACGACACTCCACCACGCACGGCTCGGTGCCTGGCGTGAAGTAGCGCTGTTCATCGAAGACCTGATAGTTGGGCAATGCCTGCTTGGCATATTCAGCAATCCACTCGCCATCCTTGAGGACACCGGCCAGATTGTAGCGCTTGCCGTCACGCATGCCGGGATAACCGACGATGACCATCACTCCCCGCGCGACCTTCTTCGCCATGCGCGCACGCGCCTCTTCAAGGCGTGCTTCCATGGACTCGCGCAACAACAGATCTTCCGGCGGATAGCCGGTCAGACATAGCTCAGGGAGCACTACGACGTCGGCCTTATGCTCAAGACTCGCTTCGCGAACTGCCTCAATGGCGCGTTCGGTATTGCCGGGAATATCACCGACCAGCGGGTCGAGCTGGGCCATCACCAGAGTCAGATCTTGCATGCAATAAGGATCTCTCGATTGGCGGTTCGATAAGGGGCCAGTACACTGTGGCCAGACATCTGGCTCAGACGACTGAGCCGTGCACCGGTCCATCTGAATTCATGATGACCGCCATTGTCCCGCAAGGTCACGCCGCTGGCAAAAGCCAGTCGCGTGTCCTCATCAGGGAGTTATATAGGAATGAGCCTGTTGATCATCCGTCTGCTGGTTTTCGTCGTTCTATTCTGGGCCGGTCTGCGTCTTTACCGCATGTATCGCCAATGGAAGCTAAGCCAAAACGACTATCACGATGACGTTCCGGCCGAGCGAAAGGCGCAAAACATGGTGCGCTGCGCCTATTGCGATCTACATCTGCCGGAAAATGACGCCATCCGTCATGAAGCACTGCATTTCTGCTGTCACGAACATCAGACGCACTTCCTCGAGGAAGGCCCGCGCAAGAAGTAACCCAGCGCACGGGAATCAGAGCATTCCGATGCGCTAGAAAGCGTTTCCGAACAACCGCATCACGCCCAGTGCGTCGTCGCTGCTTCTGACGGCGCCTCTTCCCCGGAGACCTCTGCCAGCAAGGTCGCGGGCTGGTAGGGCATGGGGTCGATGATCGGCGTGCGCCCGAGCAGCTGATCCGCCAGCAGGCGGGTCGATGCCGGTGCCAGCACGAGTCCATTGCGATAATGACCAGCATTGACGTGCAGATGCCGGCGCTGGGGCACTGCACCAATGAACGGCGTGCCCGTGGGTGAGCCGGGGCGCAAGCCTGCCCAGTGGTGCTCAACCTCACACTCTGCCAGCGCAGGGATGATCTCGCAGGCACTCTTGACCAGCGAGTCGCGCGCCTCTGCGGTGGTGGTCTTGTCGAAGCCGACCTCCTCAAGCGTAGAACCCGCCACGATGCGTCCATCAGCACGTGGGATCACGTAGCGCCCATTCTTGAGCACCACGCGCTCGACCAGTCCCTTGGGTGCCTTGAACAGCACCATCTGGCCGCGCACCGGGCGCACCGGCAGCGCCAGGCCTGCCTCGCTCAGAATCTCACGACTCCAGGCACCGCCACAGACCACGACCTGACCGGCAGACAGCACCGAATTGGCGGTCTGCACTCCGATGGCAGTATCGTCCTGCATCAAGATGCCCTTCACCGCGACATTCTCCAACAGGCGCACACGTGAATGCGCTTCAAGCGCCGCCCGCAGAGCCTTGCCAAGGCGTGGATTGCGAATGCTGCCCAACGTCGGCATCCACAATGCGGACTCGCAGCCCGGCGCGACGGCAGGTGCCTTGTCGTAGAGGACGTCAGCACCGACGCGCGTGAGCGGCTTGGCATATTGCTCAGACCAGGCAAGCGCCTGCTCGGCGTCTTCGACATTCAGGTACAGGAGCCCCTGCTGACGGAATTCAGGATCAATGCCGGTAGATTCGATCAGCCGATCAGCGAGTGTGGGGTAAAAGCCTTCAGACCATGCCGAGAGCCGCGAGATCGGCGCACTGTAGCGCCAAGGATATAGCGGAGACACGATGCCACCGCCCGCCCATGAGGCTTCGCGTCCACATTGACCGCGCTCGACCAGCGTGACCTCTGCCCCGCCATCCGCCAGCTCAAGCGCGGTCAGCATGCCAATCACGCCTCCACCCACCACCAGAAAGTCATTCACGCCAAAGTGCTCCCGCCGCTAGCCTTGAAGAGAAGTCGTCTACGATACGCCGCCCGCGACGAGGCGCAAGAACCGGCATGACATATTCGTGACAGCCCATGAATGGCAGTCGTCAATCACCGCGCTACAAATGACAGACCTCTGGTTATCGCATCGTCACCATCAACAATCATCACTACCAGCAATCATCACCGGTACCGGTGGTATCTCTCACCCCCGTACTGCTCAAGGTCAGTGCATCGCACTCGGTATCGATGTCCTGTGGCGAGACCGCATCTGCCGTCAAGGTGAAACGAGTCGTCGTGGAGTCCGAGAGACTCAAGCGGTAATAACCTTCAGGAGAATCCGTGGAGCGGCCGAGCCCTTCGGCATCACAGTCACTGTCTCCAGCGATGCTGGTGGCATATTCGCCGCAGCGAGCCATGTAACGCTCCTGCGCCTGAGCCAGAGACATCAATGCCGCCTGACCATCCGCGCGACGCGAGCGAATCACCTGGTTCTGATAGCTCGGATAGGCAATCGCGGCCAGTATCCCGACGATGACCACGACGATCATCAGTTCGGTCAGCGTAAAACCGGCGGCATGCTTGCGGCGCGAAGAGAAGGTTGCAGCTATCATCAGTCTTCCTTGAAAGCCTTGCTTGAAAGAAAAGACGCCGCCGCACCCTCATGAGGTGCAGCGGCGACGTCAGTGGTATTTCTGCGTCACGATCAGCGCAGCTGATACCACGATACGCGACCACTATCAGTGGAGCTGGAGACATTCAGCGTATAGGACGAGACATCACCCTCCACACTGCCAAGCGAGCTGGTACCGACATAGACGGTACTGCCGACACTGACACTGGCCGTCGGTGTCCCGCTGAGCTTGATACTGACCACGACATTGCCCACAGCGGCGGTGTCGTCAACGATGGTGCCCACCAGATCATCACTGCTGAAGGCGTCATCCTGATTGAAATCAAAGATGGTCACGTAACTCCCTTCGTCATCGTCATAGGTCGGCAGGCCTGTCTCGGCATCCAATGCGAGCAACCAGCCTCCCCCGGTGCTCTCACAGAAGTTGGTCCCGCTGCTGGTAGTGCTGGTGGAGAACAACACCAGATTGGAGAGCAGCGAGGCAGGTTCCACGACCTCTTCTTCCTCGCTGTCATCCAGATCCACATACCAGCCAAAACGATCGCTGTCCTGGTCATCCAGCTGGTTGGGATAATAGCTGAAGCTATCGCCACCCAATGTACGCCCCGTCAGCTCTCCATTGGTATAGGTACCACTGACGAAGGTGCGCTCCTCCAGATGGGTACGATTGAGACTGGTGTGACTGCCCCCCGCATCCAACACGGTATAGACGCTCTGGGTCACCCAGGCGGCATCGTCGTCATCCGCGTACATGTCCTGCCCAGTGCCGAAGGCGATCAGCAGGTTGGGAGATGACATGGTCTGCGACTCACCGGAATAACGACTCAACGTCGGCTTGACCGTGATGGGCTGCAATGCGGCCGTCGGACATTCGCCTCCGGAAAGACTCGTGGCACACGCTGTAAACAGGCGCGTGACGTTCCACTGGCTGCTGTCATCATCGCTGAGATCAAACTTCCACAGTCGCCCGAGAAGATCACCGCCATAAGCAAAGTCGACGGTGCCATTGCTGTCCAGATCTGCCACCTGCAGGTTGGTCAACCCACCAGTCACACCACTCGGTGCCAGTTTGGCAATCACGCTACCGGCATTGACACCATCGAGATCCAGAATGAACAGGGTCGGCGCCGCACTCTCGTCGGCAGTCTCGACACCATTGCCTACCAGCACCGCATTGTCGCCATTGTTGAGCGTCACGACATGTGCCGTTCCGTAGACATGGCCCATGTCATCATCGTCACTGGTTCCGAATTCCCAACGCACGATATCGTCTTCATTGAAATCTTCGCCGGCGACGGCCTTGGTGACGTTCAAGGCAAATACGCCTCGCCCACCACCACCGAAGCCCGAGATCAACCACTCTTCATCATCCAGTGACGTCAGGCGCAGTTCACCATCGACATAGTAGCGATGCTGGTAAGCAGGATCCGCCAGATAGCCCAGCCCTTCATCATCGTCTTCGCTATAAAGCAGTTCTGGAATATAAGCGAACTGCTCTTCACCGGAACTGAGATCAAAGGCATGCAGCATGCCATCGTTGGCTCCGACGAAAACGCTGCCCTCGGTGGTGGAGCCATCACGTGTCACCACCACAGGAGATGAGCCGATGATGTCACCCAACTGAACGCCACTGCGGCTGCGCAGGCCATCGCCCTCATATTCATCATCGCCACGCAGCCATTCAATCGCGGCGTCCACGTAATCATCCGTGGAGTTACCACCGATTTCCATACGTGCCAGATCGGCCTGCTGGGTGCTGGTCAAATGGTCGGCATTGTCCGTGGTCAGCTCCAACGCACTCCCACTGGCCATGGTGTAGACAGTGCGCCCATCCAGGCCGCCATCTTCTTTCAATGCGGCACTCAGCTGAGTGGCGGCGCTCCAGACTTCATCATCATCATCGACATCATTGCCTTCCTCGACCGATGAGGCGACGACATCCCCCGTCCAGGTAGAGGCGGAATAGCGGCTTTCCAACAACAGAGTATCCGTCTCGACACTCGCCGTGGTCAGATTGGTGGAGAGACCACTGACGCTGTTGCCGACTGCGACGATTTCCGCCGCGATGGAGGCCAGAGCACTGACGAGGTCCGTCGGGCTTGAGGCATTGAAATAGGAACCGCCACCATCGATGGCCGCCTGCTCCAGATCATCGATAGTGCTGGAACTACTTTCAGTCACTTCCTTGTCGTCATCCCACTCATCACTGGTGGACTCGACACCGAAGGCCACCGTATAAGTCGTCATGACCTGCTTTTCGTAAGTACCGCTGCCCAGGTCAGTCAACAGATCATTGTTGGCGTAGTAGTACGCAACATCAGCCAGAGTGGTGACCCCGCCCTTCTTGCCAGAAGAATAATTCCAAATTCGTCCGTCACCATTGGCATCAACAATATCTTCGACATCACCAGCAGTACTAGAGCTTTCCTCATTCCAGAAACCATCGGTAATCAGGACCGTGAAGTTCTGTTGACACATGCCGCCTTCATCTTCCGACAGAATGGGGGTAGACCCCAACGGTGAATAGTTGTCACTGTAATATTCCCCGGCACGATATAGTGCCTCACGCAGTGGAGTGCCACGGTAGCTATTATAACCACTAACGGTACTTGGAATTATTTCCGAACCAACAATGGCATCTCTGATATCTTCAAGATGGTCGTTCCCGCTATCACTATTGGCAACAAGCTCAACCACAACTTTCAGTGCATTTGTTACATACTGGATAATGGAATCGAATATATCATCGACTTCAACTTTGTTGGCTGTACTGGCATCAGGATTTATCGTGATGAACCCCGTACGATATTCAATACCGGAAAGCAGCTCCAATCCAGCAGCCTTACCAACACTCAAACGGCTCCTGTAGTAAGTAAACCAATTGGCATAGTTGACTTTTTGGGCAGATGTTAACTTAGAAACTGTCATCTCTGTATCACACCTACCTCCGGTGTAATATCGATAATTCAAGCTGGAATCTGTAAGGTCAACTCTATTGTACCTGTTATCGCCAGAACTGAAATCTATCCATGCCTCAGTAGGATCCATATTATCATATCGCTCATCACCATCGCCTTTTTTCCAAGGTAGGTAAGTTTGCTCCGGATCGTAAGCCTGCGTATTCTGAGTGGCACAAAAGAACTTGTTATCCAAGTTTGTGCGGGGTTTGAAAACAACAGAACACCATGAGAACTGGCAATAGTTACTCTTATAATCCCATGTGTAGATGAGATTATAACTTTGTTCAGTTTCCCCACCTTCAAATGTATCTTCAAACGACATCGAGCCCGAGTCATCCAGCACCAGCAGAACATTGGGCGTAACCCCGACACTTTGCGTCGTAGGTAACTGGAGCAGGCTATCGCTATCTGCCATGGCAGGCACGGCAAGCACCAGCCATCCACCAGACAATAACGGGAGAAAGCGCACAGAGCGCCACTTGAATACGCGGTGCAGATACTTCGATGTCATCGATAGACTCTCTTTACTCGGCCATCATGATTTCGCTCTGCACCACTGCCAGTGCACGTTTTTCTCCGGCGCTATCCAGACCCCAGCCTGCAGCGGTAATCCGATAAGCCTTCAACAATTCACTACTGCTCAGGTTGTCAGCATTGAGGACGCCTTCCGTCGTTTCCCCGAGATATTCGATGACATAGTTGCCATTCACTGCATCATCACCGCTCAAGACGCCCTGCCCTTCCCATGCATCAAGCTGCGTCGGATCGAACTCCAGCGCATCTCCCGACGTGATATCAAAGAGCCCATCACCGCTGATGAAGTCTGACAGTGTCAGCTCTCCTTCGAGCAGGCGATCTTCGGCCTGCTGTTGCTGACTTTCGGCCTCGGCATAGGCGGTATCGTAATGTTGGGTGTTGATCAGCATGCGAGTCTGCAACTGGGTGTCTTCATTGCCGGTCACCGCCATCACACCCACCACGATCAACATGATGAGCACGACCAGCAACGCCATGCCCTGCTGGCGAGGCGGATGAGGTAAAGACTTCTGGGCGATACTCATAATCCGATATTCCTCGGGCTCAGGGTGATATCGAAAGTTCGCTGCAACTCACCATTGTCTTCACCTGCAACATTGACCGTGGGTGGCGTCTTGAGCGCAAGGCTGAGATGTATTCGTCTGACGTTGCCCCAGTCATCATCCGCTTCGATCTCTGCGACGCTTCGTTCCACCTCGAAAGTAGCGCTGCTGCCGCTACCGCTAGCAGTGTCAAAGGTGATATCCAGGCCCTCGACATAACGTGCCACTTCCTCGCCACACCCAGCCTCAGGATCACCGTCAACATCTTCCAGATTCAAGCACAGACGTACGGGCGAATCGTCATCCTCCTGATCCAGTAATAGATACCAGCGCTGAATCGGATAGACATAGGCCTGTGTCTGCTGCGAGCCGCCATAGCCATGCTCGACGGCGCTCGCAAGACTCAGTGAATTGCTGCTATCGCCGGTCAAGCGCACGATATCGCCACTTTCACAATCACTGATCAACACGAAGCTATCCGTGTCGAGAGTGCCGGAGGTGTAATCGCTCACCGCGATCGTGGTATCTCCTTGTGCCACTGCAGTGGACACCTGCCAGCCACGCTGACTGCCCAGCAACGGTACCTGCATGGCGAGACGATCGTAGGTGATACCCGCGACAGTTTCAGTGTCGGCTGCGAGGGGAGTCTCAGACAGTGCATGACTACCAGTGCCATCACTGACACTGCTGGAATCCGTACAGCCGGAGAAACCGGTATTGCGAATCAAGGGCTGAAGTCGACGTGTCGTGTGGCGTGCTGATTCCTGAAGATACGAGACAGCCGACGTCGTATTCAGCGTCGAGCGAGAGGCCAGAAAGTATTCGAGCGCCATGGCCGAGATGAACAATCCCAGCACCATCGCCAGCATCAACTCGACAAGACCGACACCCTGCTGGTGCCTGAGAGACAGGGGAGTTCGCATCGTCATCAGGGCATTACTCTTATCTGCAACGTCTCGTTGAGTGTCTGCGCAGCGTCGTCCATGTTGTCGGCATCCTGTCCCAGCAGTGCGGCACTGCTCCAGCTCAGCGTCAAAGTCAAAAGATCACTGCCGCTGCTGGCAATACTGCCGACTGCCGAGTTCAATCCAGTGTCATCCAATGCCTCTGCCCACACGGCGATATCGCGTGTCGCCAGCTGGGCAACGCTACAGGGGCAGCCGCCCGGGGTGCCTGCCGCGGCAGTGGATAGTCCATCATAATCATCCACGCCGTCAGGATTGGCCTGGATGCGCTCAGCCATGCTGATCAGTTGAATACGCGCCTGAGTGCGTGAATAGCTCTCTCCATTGGCCTGCAAGGTTTCCATCTGCATGAGACCGAAACCCAGCAAGGTCAGCCCCATCAGCAACAGGGCGATCAAGGCCTCCAGCAGGCTGGTACCTCGCTGGCTTTTATATGAACTGCGCGGAGCCTGTCCGACATCAGCAACTCTTGTTATCGGTTCCATAGGTCTCCGTCACGACACGTCCGATGGATGTCAGCTCCAGTTGGCGGTGGTCTTCCCCCCCGGATTGATCGCAGATCAGCAGCCAGGTGGCATTCTCTGTAGCCCCCTGGCTGTCAAAGGTGATACCAGCGACATCCGCCTCTACCGTGATGGCCGCATCGTACACGCGCAAAAGCTCAAGATCTGCATCATTGAGCGAGGACTGCGCATCGGAAAGCGCGCCTTCCACCACAGCCCAGCCATTGCTCCAGCTGGTCGAGTTCGTACAAGCATCTCCCGCACCATTCAATGGACAGAGGGTGATGTCATGACTGGTGGCAACCGCTTCACTACGGGAATAATTGATGGCTGCCGCGAGCGTCTCTGCCGTCCCGGCAACCGCATTGCGTGCAACGATTCCCTGCCAGGCGGGTACGGCTATCGTTATCGTGATGACGAGTACCGCCAACGTGATCATCAACTCGATCAGCGTGAAACCTCGTTCACTGCCGCCACACTCTCGCTCGTGTCGACACATGCGAAAGTACCGCATTTGCATACCCCTGATTGCCGTGCAGGCCAGTGATGAACCACGATGAGGGAAGGTTTGGCTACCGGTTATCCTCGGGAGCCACACATGGATGCATTATGTTACACAAGATTACCAAAAGGGCTGCTCCTGCCACGCATTCATGCTTTCTCCACATTTTCATATTGCCATATCATATTTGTCGAATGAACTGGCATGAAAAAGCCCCGGTCACGAATGACCAGGGCTCGGGGATTACACACATGAAGGTTGTAGCCAGATCTACCAGCAATCGTTATCTACGAGCGTATTCGGGTCTATTCGTACACCTCCAGATTTGATCCCTAATTCTGTCAGCTCAAAGGTTTGGCAGTCCTCATCATTGACCTGTGCACCCTGCGCAGTCGCCGTCAGTTTGTAGCTGTCCGCGTCTCCTGCGACGACCAGGGAATAGAAGCCCCCTTCACTGACCGCATCCGCACCCAGACCGATACCACCACCTACATCACCACAATCAGTTTCTTTCGTCATACTCGCCGTCGCGTACTCACCGCAGGTTGCCATGATGCGCTCCTGCACCTGCGCCAATGCCAGCAACGCCGTGGTGGCATCCGTACGCCGAGAACGCTCTACCTGGGATTGATAACTCGGGTAGGCGATGGCAGCAATGATGCCGATGATCGCCACGGTGATCATGAGCTCCAGCAGACCAAAGCCATCTTGACGTCGTGAAACATGTCGCTTGGAATGCATCAGCCACCTCGTCTCAGCAGGATGATATCGATGACCCTTCTC is part of the Cobetia sp. L2A1 genome and harbors:
- a CDS encoding outer membrane protein assembly factor BamD codes for the protein MRALPLTALALASTLLAGCATSEPAPDLQEQELYRQAQVSLDTSRFNSAVQQLEALDTRFPFGSYAEQSQLELIYAYYQVDNWEAARAAASRFIRLHPDHPQADYAYYMRGLAAYSAGRFSLESLEMIDISKRDLGATRDAYVDFGELVRRFPNSTYAADSRQRIIYLRNVLARGELQTADFYLRKQAYLAAVKRGEWVLEHYPNTPATRDALAVMVEGYLGLGLRDRASETLKVLIQNDPDNKRLDGRTFEPRYVKADDLTV
- a CDS encoding NAD+ synthase, yielding MQDLTLVMAQLDPLVGDIPGNTERAIEAVREASLEHKADVVVLPELCLTGYPPEDLLLRESMEARLEEARARMAKKVARGVMVIVGYPGMRDGKRYNLAGVLKDGEWIAEYAKQALPNYQVFDEQRYFTPGTEPCVVECRGARLGIVICEDLWDGAPIRQACDAGADILVSLNASPYHLEKPAERNRLFAQRAAEVSCPLVYVNQIGGQDELVFDGGSAAIDAEGNTCVQAPWWDVGLMPVQFLQQKNGHWVPQSGEIAELLSPEESLYCALVTGLRDYVNKSGFKGVVLGLSGGIDSGLSLAIAVDALGADRVHAVMMPYHYTADISKEDAAEQAKLLGVNYEIMPIAPMVEAFTETLAESFAGSERDTTEENLQSRCRGVLLMAISNKKGLMVLTTGNKSEMAVGYATLYGDMVGGYNALKDVYKTWVFRLAHWRNTMSPAIPERVITRPPSAELAEDQLDSDSLPDYDTLDAILTHYIEGDMSAEAIIRSGFEEEDVYRVVRLVDRCEYKRRQAPVGVRVTPRGFGRDRRYPIVNGWAAGE
- a CDS encoding PP0621 family protein, which codes for MSLLIIRLLVFVVLFWAGLRLYRMYRQWKLSQNDYHDDVPAERKAQNMVRCAYCDLHLPENDAIRHEALHFCCHEHQTHFLEEGPRKK
- the thiO gene encoding glycine oxidase ThiO → MNDFLVVGGGVIGMLTALELADGGAEVTLVERGQCGREASWAGGGIVSPLYPWRYSAPISRLSAWSEGFYPTLADRLIESTGIDPEFRQQGLLYLNVEDAEQALAWSEQYAKPLTRVGADVLYDKAPAVAPGCESALWMPTLGSIRNPRLGKALRAALEAHSRVRLLENVAVKGILMQDDTAIGVQTANSVLSAGQVVVCGGAWSREILSEAGLALPVRPVRGQMVLFKAPKGLVERVVLKNGRYVIPRADGRIVAGSTLEEVGFDKTTTAEARDSLVKSACEIIPALAECEVEHHWAGLRPGSPTGTPFIGAVPQRRHLHVNAGHYRNGLVLAPASTRLLADQLLGRTPIIDPMPYQPATLLAEVSGEEAPSEAATTHWA
- a CDS encoding type IV pilin protein, with the protein product MIAATFSSRRKHAAGFTLTELMIVVVIVGILAAIAYPSYQNQVIRSRRADGQAALMSLAQAQERYMARCGEYATSIAGDSDCDAEGLGRSTDSPEGYYRLSLSDSTTTRFTLTADAVSPQDIDTECDALTLSSTGVRDTTGTGDDCW
- a CDS encoding pilus assembly protein; the protein is MSVGKAAGLELLSGIEYRTGFITINPDASTANKVEVDDIFDSIIQYVTNALKVVVELVANSDSGNDHLEDIRDAIVGSEIIPSTVSGYNSYRGTPLREALYRAGEYYSDNYSPLGSTPILSEDEGGMCQQNFTVLITDGFWNEESSSTAGDVEDIVDANGDGRIWNYSSGKKGGVTTLADVAYYYANNDLLTDLGSGTYEKQVMTTYTVAFGVESTSDEWDDDKEVTESSSSTIDDLEQAAIDGGGSYFNASSPTDLVSALASIAAEIVAVGNSVSGLSTNLTTASVETDTLLLESRYSASTWTGDVVASSVEEGNDVDDDDEVWSAATQLSAALKEDGGLDGRTVYTMASGSALELTTDNADHLTSTQQADLARMEIGGNSTDDYVDAAIEWLRGDDEYEGDGLRSRSGVQLGDIIGSSPVVVTRDGSTTEGSVFVGANDGMLHAFDLSSGEEQFAYIPELLYSEDDDEGLGYLADPAYQHRYYVDGELRLTSLDDEEWLISGFGGGGRGVFALNVTKAVAGEDFNEDDIVRWEFGTSDDDDMGHVYGTAHVVTLNNGDNAVLVGNGVETADESAAPTLFILDLDGVNAGSVIAKLAPSGVTGGLTNLQVADLDSNGTVDFAYGGDLLGRLWKFDLSDDDSSQWNVTRLFTACATSLSGGECPTAALQPITVKPTLSRYSGESQTMSSPNLLIAFGTGQDMYADDDDAAWVTQSVYTVLDAGGSHTSLNRTHLEERTFVSGTYTNGELTGRTLGGDSFSYYPNQLDDQDSDRFGWYVDLDDSEEEEVVEPASLLSNLVLFSTSTTSSGTNFCESTGGGWLLALDAETGLPTYDDDEGSYVTIFDFNQDDAFSSDDLVGTIVDDTAAVGNVVVSIKLSGTPTASVSVGSTVYVGTSSLGSVEGDVSSYTLNVSSSTDSGRVSWYQLR
- a CDS encoding pilus assembly PilX family protein codes for the protein MSIAQKSLPHPPRQQGMALLVVLIMLIVVGVMAVTGNEDTQLQTRMLINTQHYDTAYAEAESQQQQAEDRLLEGELTLSDFISGDGLFDITSGDALEFDPTQLDAWEGQGVLSGDDAVNGNYVIEYLGETTEGVLNADNLSSSELLKAYRITAAGWGLDSAGEKRALAVVQSEIMMAE
- a CDS encoding PilW family protein, yielding MTMRTPLSLRHQQGVGLVELMLAMVLGLFISAMALEYFLASRSTLNTTSAVSYLQESARHTTRRLQPLIRNTGFSGCTDSSSVSDGTGSHALSETPLAADTETVAGITYDRLAMQVPLLGSQRGWQVSTAVAQGDTTIAVSDYTSGTLDTDSFVLISDCESGDIVRLTGDSSNSLSLASAVEHGYGGSQQTQAYVYPIQRWYLLLDQEDDDSPVRLCLNLEDVDGDPEAGCGEEVARYVEGLDITFDTASGSGSSATFEVERSVAEIEADDDWGNVRRIHLSLALKTPPTVNVAGEDNGELQRTFDITLSPRNIGL
- a CDS encoding GspH/FimT family pseudopilin, encoding MRYFRMCRHERECGGSERGFTLIELMITLAVLVITITIAVPAWQGIVARNAVAGTAETLAAAINYSRSEAVATSHDITLCPLNGAGDACTNSTSWSNGWAVVEGALSDAQSSLNDADLELLRVYDAAITVEADVAGITFDSQGATENATWLLICDQSGGEDHRQLELTSIGRVVTETYGTDNKSC
- a CDS encoding type IV pilin protein, with product MHSKRHVSRRQDGFGLLELMITVAIIGIIAAIAYPSYQSQVERSRRTDATTALLALAQVQERIMATCGEYATASMTKETDCGDVGGGIGLGADAVSEGGFYSLVVAGDADSYKLTATAQGAQVNDEDCQTFELTELGIKSGGVRIDPNTLVDNDCW